A genomic stretch from Bradyrhizobium quebecense includes:
- a CDS encoding O-antigen ligase family protein: protein MTRLRLASGSGEATALPLPVRWSSWLFCAVVALAPLPLGSVGVVAPAIWSILLGVALLGVLPMPLRGSQLAILSVTALLTALATLVLHEESAVRPWLGVAPNALWAEAGKLLPAELPPAATIARNQPFYSAGVGIVCLLSFAIGVVLGANRVVARGLLRAVAIAGLVYAILGVITFAIDPTRIFLLHDKQAHLEWLTSPFVNRNTAAIYYGCCALIWLLFGCELIERHWPSHRASLPRLLTRLDMPARRRLAGYAFGWLTCLLAMFLTGSRGGVGISLLAAVAAVAIFFRNRMPRRYGLIMALCVGSLVALALLQLLGGGVGARFSTIGLSDEGRFSTYRATLRMIWDHPWLGDGFGSFEWVYPAYRTDDISLRGTWNRAHNSWLELASDGGMLMAGAVMIALLGAFGVLAHGVRTRRRDVIVPLAALGASTAGALHSMIDFSLQITGYAVVIAAMLGAGLSQSFRSGRGAGSARGDRDACIAAGSPVNADFAPEPGGAAGQGF, encoded by the coding sequence ATGACACGTTTGCGATTAGCTTCCGGGTCGGGCGAGGCGACGGCACTGCCGTTGCCCGTGCGCTGGTCGTCGTGGCTGTTCTGCGCCGTCGTCGCGCTGGCGCCGCTGCCGCTCGGCTCGGTCGGGGTCGTCGCGCCGGCGATTTGGTCGATTCTGCTCGGCGTCGCGCTGCTCGGGGTGTTGCCGATGCCGTTGCGCGGCAGCCAGCTTGCAATCCTCTCGGTAACGGCGCTGCTGACCGCGCTCGCCACGCTGGTGCTGCACGAGGAGTCGGCGGTGCGGCCCTGGTTGGGCGTGGCGCCGAACGCGCTGTGGGCAGAGGCCGGCAAATTGCTGCCGGCCGAGCTTCCGCCCGCCGCGACGATCGCGCGCAACCAGCCGTTTTATTCAGCGGGCGTCGGGATCGTCTGCCTGCTCAGCTTTGCGATCGGGGTCGTGCTCGGTGCGAACCGCGTAGTGGCGCGCGGATTGCTGCGGGCGGTGGCCATTGCCGGCTTGGTCTACGCGATCCTCGGCGTCATCACTTTCGCGATCGATCCCACCCGGATCTTCCTGCTTCACGACAAGCAGGCCCATCTGGAATGGCTGACGTCTCCCTTCGTCAACCGCAACACGGCGGCCATCTATTATGGCTGCTGTGCGCTGATCTGGCTGTTGTTCGGCTGCGAATTGATCGAGCGGCACTGGCCGTCGCACCGGGCAAGCCTGCCACGCCTGTTGACGCGCCTCGATATGCCGGCACGGCGTCGGCTCGCCGGCTATGCGTTCGGCTGGCTCACTTGCCTGCTGGCGATGTTTCTGACCGGATCGCGCGGCGGCGTCGGGATCTCGTTGCTCGCTGCGGTCGCAGCTGTCGCGATCTTCTTTCGTAACCGGATGCCGCGTCGCTACGGCCTGATCATGGCGCTTTGCGTCGGCAGCCTGGTTGCGCTGGCGCTGCTGCAACTTCTCGGCGGCGGCGTCGGCGCGCGCTTCAGCACGATCGGCCTGTCGGATGAGGGACGGTTCTCGACCTATCGCGCGACGTTGCGGATGATCTGGGATCATCCCTGGCTCGGCGATGGTTTCGGGTCCTTCGAATGGGTCTATCCGGCCTATCGCACCGACGACATCTCGTTGCGCGGGACCTGGAACCGGGCCCACAACAGCTGGCTCGAGCTGGCGTCCGACGGTGGAATGTTAATGGCCGGCGCGGTCATGATCGCGCTGCTCGGAGCCTTCGGGGTGCTCGCACATGGCGTGCGGACCCGTCGCCGCGACGTGATCGTGCCGCTCGCGGCGCTCGGCGCGTCGACCGCCGGCGCACTCCATTCGATGATTGATTTCTCGCTCCAGATCACCGGCTATGCCGTTGTTATCGCCGCGATGCTCGGGGCGGGCCTGTCACAGTCCTTCCGCTCCGGCAGGGGCGCCGGCAGTGCTCGCGGCGACAGGGACGCCTGTATTGCGGCCGGTTCGCCAGTTAACGCTGATTTCGCGCCTGAGCCCGGCGGCGCGGCCGGGCAGGGGTTTTAA
- a CDS encoding polysaccharide biosynthesis/export family protein, with translation MSRANFIRAMLLLAAACWVGGCHYMPTNGPTSSDVVAGQRDPESLPYAMVKITPQVENVLASFAPQLAGGIQGPPPKDIHFGIGDVVSVTIFEAAAGGLFIPAEAGVRPGNYITLPNQNVDTDGNISVPYAGAIRAKNRTPTEVQRSIVDALKNRAIEPQAVVALIEQRTSLISVLGEVNTPNRFPANAAGERVLDAITRAGGPKGQGFDTWVMLERDGKRTTVPFGQLVYEPKSNIYAHPGDTIYVYREPQTFVAFGASGAQGQFNFEAWRISLAEAVAKAGGLNDSSADPASVFVYRGELPEVAAKLGVDISKYSGPIIPVVYNINFRDPAGYFLATRFQLRNKDVLYVSNAASVEDAKLMQQIRLVTATVNDPIVAAYNATLLRNSIKLAP, from the coding sequence ATTCGAGCAATGTTATTGCTTGCGGCCGCCTGCTGGGTCGGCGGTTGCCATTACATGCCGACCAACGGTCCGACGAGCTCTGATGTCGTCGCCGGGCAGCGGGATCCGGAAAGTCTGCCCTACGCGATGGTCAAGATCACGCCGCAGGTCGAGAACGTGCTGGCGTCATTCGCGCCGCAACTCGCCGGCGGCATTCAAGGCCCGCCGCCCAAGGATATCCATTTCGGTATTGGCGACGTCGTCAGCGTCACGATCTTCGAGGCCGCCGCCGGCGGTCTGTTCATTCCGGCCGAGGCCGGCGTGCGTCCCGGCAACTACATCACGCTGCCGAACCAGAACGTCGATACCGACGGCAACATCTCGGTGCCCTATGCCGGCGCGATCCGCGCCAAGAACCGCACCCCGACCGAGGTGCAGCGCTCGATCGTCGATGCGCTGAAGAACCGCGCGATCGAGCCGCAGGCCGTGGTCGCCCTGATCGAGCAGCGCACCTCGCTGATCTCTGTGCTCGGCGAGGTCAACACACCTAACCGCTTCCCCGCCAACGCCGCGGGCGAGCGCGTGCTCGACGCCATCACGCGCGCCGGTGGCCCGAAGGGGCAGGGCTTCGATACCTGGGTGATGCTGGAGCGCGACGGCAAGCGCACCACGGTGCCGTTCGGCCAGCTGGTTTACGAGCCCAAGAGCAACATCTATGCGCATCCGGGCGACACCATCTATGTCTACCGCGAGCCGCAGACCTTCGTCGCCTTCGGCGCGTCGGGCGCGCAGGGCCAGTTCAATTTCGAGGCCTGGCGCATCTCGCTCGCCGAGGCGGTCGCCAAGGCGGGTGGCCTGAACGATTCCTCGGCCGATCCGGCCTCGGTGTTCGTCTATCGCGGCGAGCTGCCGGAAGTGGCGGCCAAGCTTGGCGTCGACATCAGCAAATATTCAGGGCCGATCATCCCGGTCGTCTACAACATCAATTTCCGCGATCCGGCCGGCTATTTCCTGGCCACGCGTTTCCAGTTGCGCAACAAGGACGTGCTTTATGTATCGAACGCGGCATCTGTCGAGGACGCCAAGCTCATGCAGCAAATCCGCCTCGTCACCGCAACGGTGAACGATCCGATCGTGGCCGCCTACAACGCAACTTTACTTCGTAATTCGATCAAGCTTGCGCCCTGA
- a CDS encoding polysaccharide biosynthesis tyrosine autokinase produces MLQRNQISPSVDLRNRPAELPSLAETFDAFVTYLLRQYWVILGTAGLCLFGGICYLMTAAPSYTALATMIIDTRKFQTFQQQSPVSELPVDSSAVESQVEILKSENVALAVIRDLKLNEDPEFIGSRAGAAGAVLDFVSGLFAGSAPPNEFDRTRRAVRTFQKQLDVRRRGMTYVIEVSFRSLDPERAAQIANGVADAYIVDQLDSKYQATRRASVWLQDRIQELRTQASNAERAVLDYKKTNNIVTSSGKLLNEQQLGELNTQLVHVKSQVTDAKAKLDRIEAVVKGGVADATVADTLNNQVITKLRSQYLELANREADWSSRYGYNHLAAVNLRNQMREIQSSIIDELKRLAESYKSDYAIALQRQAEIERAVNESVSQSQSTNQAQVTLRELESSAQTYRSLYDNFLQRYMENVQQQSFPVSEARVITRASRPLSKSHPQTLVVLALSALGGLIAGLGLGVLRDLYDRVFRTAEMVETILDADCVAIVPRLSPSQLKAPVVVRPNLPVGARMIQRGDEPVLWAAIDSPFSRFSEAIRSIKVNADLNVTKPSKILGLTSALPNEGKSTLAFVFAQLVAQSGARVLLVDCDLRNPSLSRKVAASAERGILDVLSNNATLQDTLWRDPETGLAFLPGATRSRIAHSHEVLASDQMKDFIDGVRSHYDYVIVDFPPLTPVVDVRITAHFVDSFVFIVEWGKTQVQVVERALRSARAVNENLLGVVLNKADIAAMSRYSGYGGKNYYYNSHYGRYGYTE; encoded by the coding sequence ATGCTTCAGCGTAACCAGATTTCGCCGTCTGTCGATCTGAGAAATCGTCCGGCCGAATTGCCGTCGCTGGCGGAGACCTTCGACGCCTTTGTCACCTATCTGCTCCGGCAGTACTGGGTGATCCTCGGGACGGCGGGCCTCTGCCTGTTCGGCGGCATCTGCTACCTGATGACGGCGGCCCCGAGCTATACCGCGCTCGCCACGATGATCATCGACACGCGCAAATTCCAGACCTTCCAGCAGCAATCGCCGGTGAGCGAGCTCCCGGTCGATTCCTCCGCGGTCGAGAGCCAGGTCGAAATCCTGAAATCCGAGAACGTGGCGCTCGCGGTGATCCGCGACCTCAAGCTCAACGAGGATCCGGAATTCATCGGCTCCAGGGCCGGCGCGGCGGGAGCCGTGCTCGATTTCGTATCCGGCCTGTTCGCCGGCAGCGCGCCGCCCAACGAGTTCGACCGGACTCGGCGCGCGGTCCGCACCTTCCAGAAGCAACTCGACGTCCGCCGCCGCGGCATGACCTATGTGATCGAGGTCTCTTTCCGCTCGCTCGATCCGGAACGTGCTGCGCAGATCGCCAACGGTGTTGCCGACGCCTACATCGTCGACCAGCTCGATTCCAAGTATCAGGCGACCCGCCGCGCCAGCGTCTGGCTGCAGGACCGCATCCAGGAGCTGCGCACGCAGGCATCCAATGCCGAGCGCGCGGTGCTCGACTACAAGAAGACCAACAACATCGTCACATCCAGCGGCAAGTTGCTCAACGAGCAGCAGCTCGGCGAGCTCAACACCCAGCTGGTCCATGTGAAGTCGCAGGTCACCGACGCCAAGGCCAAGCTCGACCGCATCGAGGCGGTGGTGAAGGGCGGCGTCGCCGACGCGACGGTTGCCGATACCCTGAACAACCAGGTCATCACCAAGCTGCGATCGCAGTATCTTGAGCTGGCCAACCGCGAGGCCGACTGGTCGTCGCGCTACGGCTACAATCACCTGGCCGCCGTCAATCTGCGCAACCAGATGCGCGAGATCCAGTCGTCGATCATCGACGAGCTGAAGCGGCTCGCCGAAAGCTACAAGAGCGACTATGCGATCGCCCTGCAGCGTCAGGCCGAGATCGAGCGCGCCGTGAACGAGTCGGTTTCGCAGTCGCAGTCCACCAACCAGGCGCAGGTCACGCTGCGCGAGCTCGAGAGCTCGGCCCAGACCTACCGCTCGCTCTATGACAATTTCCTGCAGCGCTACATGGAAAATGTGCAGCAGCAGTCGTTCCCGGTCAGCGAGGCGCGGGTGATCACGCGTGCCTCGCGTCCGCTCAGCAAGAGCCACCCGCAGACCTTGGTCGTGCTCGCGCTCTCGGCGCTCGGCGGCCTGATCGCCGGGCTCGGGCTCGGCGTGTTGCGTGACCTCTATGACCGGGTGTTCCGCACCGCTGAAATGGTCGAGACCATCCTCGACGCCGATTGCGTTGCCATCGTTCCCCGCCTCTCGCCAAGCCAGCTCAAGGCGCCGGTGGTCGTTCGTCCCAACCTGCCGGTCGGCGCGCGCATGATCCAGCGCGGCGATGAACCGGTGCTGTGGGCTGCAATCGATTCGCCGTTCTCACGGTTCTCGGAAGCAATTCGCTCGATCAAGGTCAATGCGGACCTCAACGTCACCAAGCCGTCGAAGATCCTCGGCCTGACCTCGGCGCTGCCCAACGAGGGCAAGTCGACGCTGGCCTTCGTGTTCGCGCAGCTGGTCGCGCAGAGCGGGGCACGCGTGCTCCTGGTCGATTGCGACCTGCGCAATCCCTCGCTCAGCCGCAAGGTCGCCGCGAGCGCCGAGCGCGGCATTCTCGACGTCCTGTCGAACAATGCGACATTGCAGGACACGTTGTGGCGCGATCCCGAGACCGGCCTTGCCTTCCTGCCCGGCGCCACACGGTCGCGCATCGCGCATTCGCACGAGGTGCTGGCCTCCGACCAGATGAAGGATTTCATCGACGGGGTCCGTAGCCATTATGATTACGTGATCGTCGACTTCCCGCCGCTGACGCCGGTGGTCGATGTCCGCATCACCGCGCATTTCGTCGATTCCTTCGTCTTCATC